A stretch of Desulfitobacterium dichloroeliminans LMG P-21439 DNA encodes these proteins:
- a CDS encoding DMT family transporter translates to MQTERAIHTININKAYLKYIASLLLFGSNGIIASYIALSSYEIVFTRTLIGSLFLALVFILSKQKAQFFLNKSHLLYLTISGVAMGASWMFLYEAYARIGVSIATLAYYCGPVIIMILSPLLFKEKMTGTKLLGFLAVLVGMLCVTGQLSRESNSFGLIYGILAAVTYAIMVISNKKAASITGIANSMWQLMISFITVGIFILLKQGFTFHMTSESLIPILILGIVNTGIGCYLYFSSIGTLPVQSVAICGYLEPLSALTFSAVLLGEKLSFVQIVGALLILGGAAFGELFRQKKLI, encoded by the coding sequence ATGCAAACAGAAAGAGCAATTCATACAATTAATATCAATAAGGCTTATTTGAAATACATAGCCTCACTACTTTTATTTGGTTCAAACGGAATAATTGCCAGTTATATTGCCTTAAGCAGCTATGAAATCGTTTTTACCAGAACGCTGATCGGCAGCCTTTTCTTAGCACTTGTTTTTATCTTGTCCAAACAAAAGGCCCAGTTTTTCCTTAACAAGTCGCACCTTCTGTATCTTACTATCTCCGGGGTGGCTATGGGTGCAAGCTGGATGTTTCTTTACGAGGCCTACGCACGAATTGGGGTTAGCATTGCTACTCTTGCCTATTATTGCGGCCCGGTGATTATCATGATTCTTTCCCCTCTTCTTTTCAAGGAAAAGATGACGGGCACCAAGCTCCTTGGCTTTCTCGCCGTGCTCGTCGGTATGCTTTGTGTTACCGGGCAATTATCCCGAGAAAGCAATTCCTTTGGCTTGATCTACGGTATACTGGCAGCAGTCACGTACGCTATTATGGTAATCTCTAACAAAAAGGCGGCAAGTATAACTGGCATTGCCAATTCGATGTGGCAGCTGATGATAAGCTTTATCACGGTAGGGATATTTATTTTACTGAAGCAGGGCTTCACCTTCCATATGACATCGGAAAGCCTAATCCCCATTCTAATCCTAGGCATTGTTAACACCGGAATCGGATGTTATCTCTATTTCTCTTCTATCGGCACTCTCCCCGTACAGAGCGTAGCGATTTGTGGTTATTTGGAGCCCCTTTCGGCACTGACCTTTTCAGCAGTTCTACTAGGAGAGAAGCTAAGCTTTGTGCAGATCGTTGGAGCACTGTTGATCTTAGGCGGCGCTGCCTTCGGAGAATTATTTCGGCAAAAAAAATTAATTTAA